From Geitlerinema sp. PCC 9228, one genomic window encodes:
- a CDS encoding ATP-binding protein: protein MVVPFVLEIFAAVGLMGWLAIRNGQKAVDQLATKMQQELQMRIEERLQDYLQVPHTINQLNANALDLQKLDVENLQSWERHFWHQIQLFDNISYIQFGDRRGEFVGIAVYDDGSLNYQVTESSNSLRSYSINASGYRGELLRTSSGYDPRQRPWYQIPKQADAPAWTPVYAWVSAPTPTLAITLGQPYYDPQGNFRGILATDLTIAQIDQFLRTLEIGKTGEVFIIEPSRKLIATSTKQKPFVMKDNVPRRLAAKKASDRLIAKTARQINQKFSNLEKLHRPKQVKWELFGEPHYTRIFPFEDEFGINWQVVLVVPESDFMAQIHANRRMAILICVLTFFVASGLGIVTARWIAQPILHLKDASQAIATGQFSQQVRAHRISELEILANAFNQMASQLQTSFGTLEQQVQERTEALNHSEQRFQLVVQSINDGIWDWHLPSQQVYFSPQWKSMLGYADWEIPNQFHVWEDLLHPDDLSIAKVTLEEHLKGKTSQWQMEFRMRAKNGSYRWILSRAKVVERDSQGKAIRMVGAHTDITSRKEMEAALRKAKKEADAANQAKSELLASMSHELRTPLNGILGYTQILQRSQDISDRDRYHVRIISECGTHLLTLVNDILDLSKIEAQKMTLHPEPFHLPAFLTGVAEMCRIKAQQKGITFTYHSDPDLPEIIVADEKRLRQVLLNLLGNAVKFTEVGGVVFSAAVLETYTNENHRKIFTIRFQVEDTGIGIPSEQIQQIFHPFEQVGLAKHQKQGTGLGLSLSQEFVRLMKGEIQVNSVPGNGSIFWFDLDLEMARQSLRLDRSNHQGKIIGYEGESKRLLVVDDRWENRTFLTNLLQPLGFEMEIAENAETGWQKAEQWQPHLILTDLYMLDSNGLAFLQWLQQNELLCRIPIIVSSASAMERDRDRAFQAGANDFLPKPVETAQLFDLLQKHLNLQWVYEQNQPQPPMEADVAEEPIIPPPAEEIKTLYHLAFIGSFKKIQKRVASLPNQDSEFTPFYRKVLQLSRSFQEEELRDFLQQYLPPESR, encoded by the coding sequence TTGGTTGTTCCTTTCGTCCTGGAAATCTTTGCTGCTGTGGGATTGATGGGATGGCTTGCCATTCGTAACGGTCAAAAAGCTGTGGACCAGCTAGCCACGAAAATGCAACAGGAATTGCAGATGCGTATTGAAGAACGCCTGCAAGATTATTTGCAAGTTCCTCATACAATCAACCAGTTGAATGCCAATGCATTAGATTTGCAAAAGTTGGATGTGGAAAATTTACAGAGTTGGGAACGTCACTTTTGGCATCAAATTCAGCTTTTTGATAATATTAGTTATATCCAATTTGGCGATCGCCGGGGGGAATTTGTCGGTATTGCTGTTTACGATGACGGCAGTCTCAACTATCAAGTGACCGAGTCTTCCAATTCTTTACGTAGCTATAGTATCAACGCTTCCGGATACCGCGGCGAACTGTTGCGAACTTCTTCGGGATACGACCCCCGCCAACGTCCTTGGTATCAAATTCCCAAACAAGCAGATGCGCCTGCTTGGACCCCCGTTTATGCTTGGGTAAGTGCACCTACACCAACGCTTGCCATTACTTTAGGACAGCCTTACTACGACCCGCAGGGCAATTTTCGTGGCATTTTGGCAACCGACCTAACCATTGCTCAAATTGACCAGTTTTTGCGCACTTTAGAAATTGGCAAAACTGGGGAAGTCTTTATTATTGAACCTTCGAGAAAGTTAATAGCTACTTCTACCAAGCAAAAACCTTTTGTAATGAAAGATAATGTCCCCAGACGCCTGGCAGCCAAAAAAGCCAGCGATCGCTTGATTGCCAAAACAGCCCGTCAGATAAATCAAAAATTTTCCAACTTAGAAAAGCTCCATCGTCCCAAACAAGTAAAATGGGAATTATTTGGAGAACCCCATTATACCCGAATTTTCCCTTTTGAAGATGAATTCGGCATCAACTGGCAAGTGGTTTTGGTGGTTCCCGAGTCGGATTTCATGGCGCAAATCCATGCCAACCGGCGAATGGCTATTTTAATTTGTGTTTTAACCTTTTTTGTTGCCAGTGGGTTGGGTATTGTAACCGCGCGTTGGATTGCTCAACCCATTTTACACCTGAAAGATGCCAGTCAAGCGATCGCTACCGGTCAATTCAGCCAACAAGTGCGCGCTCATAGAATCAGCGAATTGGAGATCCTCGCCAACGCCTTCAATCAAATGGCCAGCCAACTGCAAACCTCTTTTGGTACTTTAGAACAGCAAGTTCAAGAACGTACGGAAGCCTTGAACCACAGCGAACAGCGCTTTCAACTGGTGGTACAAAGTATTAACGATGGCATTTGGGATTGGCACCTTCCCAGCCAGCAAGTTTATTTTTCCCCTCAGTGGAAAAGCATGCTGGGATATGCGGATTGGGAAATCCCCAACCAGTTTCATGTCTGGGAAGATTTGTTGCATCCTGACGACCTAAGCATAGCCAAAGTTACCCTTGAAGAACACCTCAAGGGCAAAACTTCCCAATGGCAAATGGAATTTCGCATGCGTGCCAAAAATGGTTCCTATCGCTGGATTCTCAGTCGCGCTAAAGTAGTAGAACGGGATTCCCAAGGGAAGGCTATACGCATGGTAGGGGCACATACCGATATTACCAGCCGCAAGGAAATGGAAGCTGCTTTGCGGAAGGCAAAAAAAGAAGCAGACGCTGCCAACCAAGCCAAGAGTGAATTGCTGGCTTCTATGAGTCACGAACTGCGCACGCCTCTCAACGGGATTTTGGGATACACCCAAATTTTACAGCGTTCCCAGGATATAAGCGATCGCGACCGATACCATGTTAGAATCATCAGCGAGTGTGGCACTCATTTGCTTACATTGGTGAACGACATTTTAGATTTATCCAAAATTGAAGCCCAAAAAATGACCCTACATCCAGAACCGTTTCACCTCCCTGCTTTTTTAACCGGCGTAGCAGAAATGTGTCGTATCAAAGCACAACAAAAAGGAATTACATTCACCTATCACAGCGATCCGGATTTACCAGAAATCATTGTGGCAGATGAGAAAAGACTGCGGCAGGTCTTGCTGAACTTACTAGGCAACGCCGTTAAATTCACAGAAGTGGGTGGCGTGGTTTTTAGCGCCGCCGTTTTGGAAACATACACCAATGAAAACCACCGTAAAATCTTTACCATTCGCTTTCAAGTAGAAGATACGGGAATTGGCATTCCTTCCGAACAAATCCAACAAATTTTTCACCCCTTCGAACAGGTGGGATTGGCAAAACATCAAAAACAGGGAACGGGGTTGGGATTGTCTCTCAGTCAGGAATTTGTGCGTTTGATGAAAGGAGAAATTCAGGTAAACAGCGTTCCCGGCAATGGGAGTATTTTTTGGTTCGATTTGGATCTGGAAATGGCCCGCCAAAGCCTAAGATTGGATCGTAGCAACCATCAAGGCAAAATCATTGGTTACGAAGGGGAATCCAAACGATTATTGGTGGTAGATGACCGTTGGGAAAACCGTACCTTTTTGACCAATTTATTGCAACCGCTGGGATTTGAAATGGAAATCGCTGAAAATGCCGAAACGGGTTGGCAAAAAGCGGAACAATGGCAGCCTCATTTAATTTTGACCGATTTGTATATGTTAGATAGCAATGGGTTGGCCTTTTTGCAGTGGTTGCAGCAAAACGAATTATTATGTAGAATTCCTATAATCGTTTCTTCAGCCAGTGCCATGGAACGCGATCGCGACCGGGCATTTCAAGCTGGGGCCAACGATTTTTTACCCAAACCCGTAGAAACTGCCCAACTATTTGACCTCCTGCAAAAACATCTAAACTTGCAGTGGGTTTACGAACAGAACCAACCGCAACCGCCAATGGAAGCAGACGTGGCAGAAGAACCCATTATTCCACCACCGGCAGAAGAAATAAAAACCTTGTACCACCTAGCTTTTATTGGTAGTTTTAAGAAAATTCAGAAACGAGTTGCTAGCTTGCCCAACCAAGATAGCGAATTTACCCCATTTTACCGTAAAGTTCTCCAGTTAAGCCGCAGCTTTCAGGAAGAAGAGCTAAGAGATTTTCTCCAACAATATTTGCCGCCAGAATCACGCTAA
- the cbiB gene encoding adenosylcobinamide-phosphate synthase CbiB produces the protein MELSGDRAIIVLLLAAFIDFLIGDPWWRIPHPVQMMGWVISRYQQLVVANREPPQKLTSAIFLYSSGVFLTVALVVGSAWVGWSLVAVSHAYHPLLGMAIESILLASCFATHSLRRAAEEVLQPLLAGDFATARSHLGIYVGRDTENLSEPEIYRAVLETVAENTVDAVTSPLFYAAVGSLLFPFGGVALALGFKAASTLDSMIGYKKPPVRELGWCGARLDDVLTWLPCRLTVVTLGLLARSPVRVWLACQKEGHLDPSPNSGWSECAYATILDVQLGGINTYGGVVKEKPRVGPPIDPITDEKVYAAIRLMRWSFLLWLAAAIFLILAT, from the coding sequence GTGGAATTGAGTGGCGATCGCGCTATTATCGTTTTGTTACTGGCAGCGTTTATCGATTTTCTCATCGGCGACCCCTGGTGGCGCATTCCCCATCCCGTACAAATGATGGGTTGGGTTATCTCCCGCTACCAACAGTTGGTCGTGGCGAATCGAGAACCCCCCCAGAAACTTACCTCGGCTATCTTTTTATACAGCAGCGGTGTTTTTCTGACTGTAGCCTTGGTGGTGGGTAGCGCCTGGGTGGGTTGGTCTTTGGTTGCTGTTAGCCATGCCTACCATCCGTTATTGGGAATGGCTATTGAAAGCATTCTCCTGGCAAGTTGTTTCGCCACCCATAGCTTGCGCCGCGCTGCTGAAGAAGTTTTGCAGCCGCTTTTGGCGGGGGATTTCGCCACTGCGCGATCGCATTTAGGCATTTACGTAGGCAGGGATACGGAAAATTTATCGGAACCGGAAATTTATCGCGCTGTTTTGGAAACGGTGGCGGAAAATACAGTGGATGCGGTTACCTCTCCGCTTTTTTATGCGGCGGTGGGGTCGTTGCTGTTTCCCTTTGGCGGGGTTGCCTTGGCGCTGGGGTTCAAAGCGGCCAGTACCTTGGACTCTATGATAGGCTACAAAAAGCCGCCCGTGCGAGAATTGGGTTGGTGTGGTGCCCGGTTGGATGATGTTTTGACGTGGCTTCCCTGTCGCCTGACGGTGGTGACGTTGGGATTGCTGGCAAGGTCGCCGGTTCGGGTTTGGCTGGCTTGTCAGAAGGAAGGGCATCTCGACCCCAGCCCCAATTCTGGTTGGAGTGAGTGCGCCTACGCCACGATTTTGGACGTACAGTTGGGGGGCATCAATACCTACGGCGGTGTTGTGAAGGAAAAACCCCGGGTGGGACCACCCATCGACCCCATTACGGATGAAAAAGTGTATGCGGCGATTCGGCTGATGCGATGGAGTTTTTTGCTATGGCTGGCAGCAGCAATTTTCTTGATTCTGGCGACGTAA
- the cobD gene encoding threonine-phosphate decarboxylase CobD, with the protein MAGSSNFLDSGDVNPQQDQRPTHGGNLVWAAQVAGCSRDRILDFSASINPWGPPDSAISAIQDNLSSLNSYPDPNYTLLRQALASWHGLSADWILPGNGVAALLTWVGRELAQLDAVYVIAPAFADYARSLKAFDAPIVRYPLTVAGNKFTIDWAEFLEFAGTNNQQNGLLLNNPHNPTGKLFAKGDLQALLDNFSLVVVDEAFMDFLPPDQQQSLLDLTPDYPNLVILRSLTKFYSLPGLRIGYAIAHPQRLRRWQTWRDPWSVNALAAAAAIAVLQDSSFREKTWQWLPAAREKLYHKLSQLPGLTPVPSAVNYLLVQTDLPARQLQKQLLQTSQVLIRDCTSFAELGDRYFRIAVRSASENQQLLAGLAQIIAKQEKP; encoded by the coding sequence ATGGCTGGCAGCAGCAATTTTCTTGATTCTGGCGACGTAAATCCCCAACAAGACCAGCGACCGACTCACGGGGGCAATTTGGTTTGGGCGGCGCAGGTGGCTGGTTGCAGCCGCGATCGCATTTTGGATTTTTCGGCGAGTATCAATCCCTGGGGTCCGCCGGATTCGGCTATTTCAGCGATTCAGGATAATTTATCCAGTCTCAACAGTTATCCCGACCCCAACTATACGCTTTTGCGCCAGGCGTTGGCGAGTTGGCATGGTTTGTCGGCGGATTGGATTTTGCCGGGGAATGGGGTGGCGGCGTTGCTGACTTGGGTCGGTCGGGAACTGGCGCAGTTGGATGCTGTGTATGTTATTGCGCCGGCTTTTGCCGATTACGCGCGATCGCTGAAAGCGTTTGATGCCCCAATTGTTCGCTATCCTCTCACGGTAGCAGGGAATAAGTTTACCATCGATTGGGCGGAATTTTTGGAATTTGCTGGCACCAATAACCAGCAAAACGGTTTGCTGCTGAACAATCCCCACAATCCTACGGGGAAGTTGTTTGCCAAAGGGGATTTGCAGGCGCTGCTGGATAATTTTTCTTTGGTGGTGGTGGATGAAGCTTTTATGGACTTTTTGCCGCCAGACCAACAGCAGAGTTTGCTGGATTTAACCCCAGACTATCCCAATTTGGTAATCTTGCGATCGCTGACGAAATTTTACAGTCTACCGGGCTTGCGGATTGGTTATGCGATCGCCCATCCCCAAAGATTGCGGCGCTGGCAAACTTGGCGCGACCCATGGTCGGTCAATGCCTTGGCAGCAGCAGCAGCTATAGCAGTTTTGCAAGATAGTAGCTTTCGCGAAAAAACCTGGCAGTGGTTGCCGGCAGCTCGGGAAAAATTATACCACAAACTCTCGCAACTCCCGGGGCTAACGCCAGTACCCAGTGCGGTCAATTATTTGTTGGTACAAACAGATTTGCCGGCGCGCCAGTTACAGAAACAATTGCTACAAACCAGCCAAGTCCTAATTCGCGATTGTACCAGTTTTGCGGAATTGGGCGATCGCTATTTTCGCATTGCCGTGCGATCGGCATCGGAAAACCAACAGTTGTTAGCTGGACTGGCACAAATTATAGCAAAACAAGAAAAACCGTAG
- the cobN gene encoding cobaltochelatase subunit CobN: MHRIATIPGGWNPDSEGVVFVEQTPAPIVFLTAADTDIQTLSAAINQLPEDFPEIRATNLLQLQQQLTIDTYAEDVLQHAQVIVVRLLGGRSYWDYGMEVVEATVEETGATLIVFPGDDGFDPTLISHSTVSVKTANTIWRYFQEGGIENFVCGLQLVADATWGTHYQPPAPQPVPQVGCYHGATVPEQPVATAGILFYRAHYLSGNTAVIDALSQALAERNLHPVPIFVSSLRDREVRDAVTEIASDVSIILNTTGFSVAKLDAATPDLQFWQNLDVPVLQTILSGGTKEQWENQFQGLSPKDMAMNVALPEIDGRITSRAISFKNSTATDDRLQTQVVVYEPMPDRVAFVADLAANWCRLQKTPPPQRKIALILANYPNRDGRLANGVGLDTPASCVEILQALQQAGYHVENLPPDSQTLMEWLTAGRTNDPEGFEMRAIAQDLSAQEYRHCWQNLPEEVQKGIANRWGLPPDNSLPIPGIQLGNIFIGIQPSRGYDNDPALSYHAPDLEPTHHYLAFYHWLQRHFEAQAIVHVGKHGNLEWLPGKSVALSKSCYPEVALGAIPHFYPFIVNDPGEGSQAKRRSQAVILDHLTPPMTRAQLYSSLQALENLVDEYYQAEGLDPSRLPVIRDRITSTIQEANLDKDLNLTGDFPEYLTQIDAYLCDLKEAQIRDGLHIFGKAPQGRQLRDLIVAIARYPGGGLGIIDAIAQDWGIEAEGRNNLERLEAEAARLVDAVIAGKDWQSQVATEASQQVLQWIATTILPHLQQTSQEIANLLQGLAGRYVPSGVAGAPTRGRPEVLPTGRNFYSVDIRAIPTESAWEVGSKAAETLIERYTQENGEYPQTLGLSVWGTSTMRTGGDDIAEALALLGVRPVWEGVSRRVVDWEILPVSILGRPRVDVTLRVSGFFRDAFPNLIDLFDRAAQAVAALPESAEENPLAAQVSSESQTWQQMGFPEDQARRRASYRVFGSKPGAYGAGLQGLIEGQNWETDEDLARAYVNWSCYAYAGNNDGTAVAHASPEAFENRLQQMQVILHNQDNREHDLLDSDDYYQFQGGMTVAARSLQGHNPQTYFGDNSRPDTPRVRSLREQLHFVYRSRVVNPKWLQGVMRHGYKGAFEMSATVDYLFAYDATTQCAEDFMYEGVAQAYVLDEQVQNFVKKHNPWALRDMAERLLEANQRQMWSTAPPDMLEQLRAIALDAEASVEGKLRSSDGE; encoded by the coding sequence ATGCATCGAATAGCCACTATCCCCGGCGGTTGGAATCCCGATTCTGAAGGTGTGGTGTTTGTCGAACAAACGCCAGCGCCGATTGTATTTCTAACAGCGGCGGATACCGACATTCAAACCCTGTCGGCGGCAATCAACCAGCTACCGGAAGATTTCCCAGAAATTCGCGCCACCAATTTATTGCAGTTGCAGCAACAGCTAACCATCGATACCTACGCCGAAGATGTGTTACAACATGCCCAAGTTATAGTCGTTCGTTTGCTGGGAGGTCGTTCCTACTGGGATTACGGCATGGAAGTGGTGGAAGCCACCGTGGAGGAAACCGGCGCGACGCTAATTGTGTTTCCCGGCGACGATGGGTTCGATCCCACTTTAATTAGCCATTCCACAGTTTCGGTGAAAACAGCCAATACCATCTGGCGGTATTTTCAAGAAGGTGGCATAGAGAATTTTGTCTGTGGCTTGCAGTTGGTGGCGGATGCTACTTGGGGAACTCATTACCAACCCCCAGCGCCACAACCAGTTCCCCAGGTGGGATGCTACCATGGGGCGACAGTTCCCGAACAACCCGTTGCCACTGCGGGAATCTTATTCTATCGGGCGCATTATTTATCTGGAAATACGGCGGTTATTGATGCTTTGTCGCAGGCGCTGGCGGAACGCAATTTACACCCAGTACCGATTTTTGTGTCTTCGTTGCGCGATCGCGAAGTACGGGATGCGGTAACAGAAATCGCCTCGGACGTATCTATTATACTCAACACCACCGGTTTTTCCGTTGCCAAACTCGATGCCGCTACCCCCGATTTGCAATTTTGGCAAAACCTCGACGTACCAGTATTGCAAACTATTCTCAGCGGCGGTACCAAAGAACAGTGGGAAAATCAATTTCAAGGATTATCGCCTAAGGATATGGCAATGAATGTGGCGCTGCCGGAAATCGACGGGCGCATCACATCGCGGGCAATATCATTTAAAAATTCTACCGCCACCGACGATCGCTTGCAAACCCAAGTGGTGGTTTACGAACCCATGCCAGACCGGGTAGCCTTTGTTGCCGATTTGGCTGCTAACTGGTGTCGGCTGCAAAAGACACCGCCGCCACAACGAAAAATTGCCCTAATTTTAGCCAACTATCCCAATCGCGATGGTCGTTTGGCGAATGGTGTGGGGTTGGATACGCCGGCGAGTTGCGTGGAAATCCTGCAAGCGTTGCAGCAAGCTGGCTACCATGTGGAAAATTTGCCTCCGGATTCGCAAACGTTGATGGAATGGCTGACGGCGGGAAGAACCAACGACCCGGAAGGCTTTGAAATGCGGGCGATTGCCCAGGATTTATCGGCGCAGGAATATCGTCATTGCTGGCAAAATTTGCCGGAGGAAGTGCAAAAGGGGATTGCCAATCGTTGGGGATTGCCGCCGGATAATTCTTTACCGATTCCGGGGATTCAGTTGGGCAATATTTTCATCGGCATTCAACCTTCCCGGGGATACGACAATGACCCGGCGTTAAGCTACCACGCGCCGGATTTGGAACCGACGCATCACTATTTGGCGTTTTATCACTGGCTGCAACGTCACTTTGAAGCGCAAGCTATCGTTCACGTGGGCAAACACGGCAATTTGGAATGGCTGCCGGGCAAAAGTGTGGCGCTGTCGAAAAGTTGCTATCCGGAAGTGGCGTTGGGGGCGATTCCTCATTTTTATCCGTTTATTGTGAACGACCCGGGGGAAGGTTCTCAGGCAAAACGCCGTTCCCAAGCGGTGATTTTAGACCATCTAACGCCGCCGATGACCCGGGCGCAGCTTTACAGTTCGTTGCAGGCTTTGGAAAATTTGGTGGATGAGTACTACCAGGCGGAGGGGTTGGATCCGTCGCGGTTGCCGGTGATTCGCGATCGCATTACCAGTACCATTCAAGAGGCGAATTTAGATAAGGATTTGAATTTAACCGGAGATTTTCCGGAGTATCTGACGCAAATTGATGCTTATCTGTGCGATTTGAAGGAGGCGCAGATTCGCGATGGTTTGCATATTTTTGGCAAAGCGCCCCAAGGTCGGCAACTGCGGGATTTAATTGTAGCGATCGCGCGTTATCCTGGTGGTGGTTTGGGAATTATTGATGCGATCGCGCAAGATTGGGGAATTGAAGCCGAGGGCAGGAACAATCTGGAACGGCTAGAAGCAGAAGCTGCCCGTTTGGTGGATGCGGTTATCGCCGGCAAAGATTGGCAAAGCCAGGTTGCCACCGAAGCCAGCCAGCAAGTATTGCAGTGGATTGCAACCACCATTCTCCCCCATTTGCAACAAACTTCCCAAGAAATTGCGAATTTATTGCAAGGACTTGCCGGGCGTTACGTTCCCTCTGGGGTAGCCGGCGCGCCCACACGGGGCAGACCAGAAGTATTGCCCACAGGTCGCAATTTTTACTCGGTAGACATTCGCGCCATCCCCACCGAAAGCGCCTGGGAAGTAGGCAGCAAAGCAGCAGAAACCCTCATCGAACGCTACACTCAAGAAAACGGCGAGTACCCGCAAACCTTGGGATTGTCGGTATGGGGAACTTCCACCATGCGAACCGGCGGCGACGATATTGCCGAAGCGCTGGCATTGCTGGGGGTGCGACCAGTGTGGGAAGGCGTTTCCCGGCGGGTGGTAGATTGGGAAATTTTGCCGGTATCGATATTGGGTCGCCCGCGTGTCGATGTGACGCTGCGGGTTTCCGGCTTTTTCCGGGATGCCTTTCCCAATTTAATCGATTTGTTCGACCGCGCCGCCCAAGCAGTGGCAGCGTTGCCGGAGTCTGCAGAGGAAAATCCCCTAGCCGCGCAAGTGAGTTCCGAAAGCCAAACCTGGCAGCAAATGGGGTTTCCAGAAGACCAAGCCCGCCGCCGCGCCAGCTATCGGGTGTTTGGATCGAAGCCAGGGGCGTATGGCGCTGGTTTGCAGGGGTTGATTGAGGGGCAAAATTGGGAGACGGATGAGGATTTGGCGCGGGCATACGTCAATTGGAGTTGTTATGCGTATGCGGGGAATAATGATGGTACGGCAGTTGCCCATGCATCCCCGGAAGCATTTGAGAATCGTTTGCAACAAATGCAGGTAATTTTGCACAATCAAGACAATCGGGAACACGATTTGTTGGATTCGGATGATTACTATCAGTTTCAGGGGGGGATGACGGTGGCGGCGCGAAGCCTCCAAGGGCACAATCCCCAAACCTATTTCGGCGACAATTCCCGCCCGGATACGCCGAGGGTACGGAGTTTGCGGGAACAGTTGCATTTTGTCTATCGTTCCCGGGTGGTGAATCCCAAGTGGTTGCAAGGGGTGATGCGGCACGGGTATAAGGGGGCTTTTGAGATGTCGGCGACGGTGGATTATTTGTTTGCCTACGATGCTACGACGCAATGTGCGGAAGATTTTATGTATGAGGGGGTTGCCCAGGCGTATGTTTTGGACGAACAGGTGCAAAATTTTGTCAAGAAGCACAATCCTTGGGCGTTGCGGGATATGGCGGAACGGTTGTTGGAGGCGAATCAACGGCAAATGTGGTCTACGGCACCTCCGGATATGTTAGAACAGTTACGTGCGATCGCGCTGGATGCGGAGGCTTCTGTGGAAGGGAAGTTAAGGTCTTCTGATGGTGAATAA
- a CDS encoding cobyric acid synthase, which translates to MKAIAILGTSSNAGKSWLVTALCAWLRRQGVKVAPFKAQNMSNNSYVTLTGGEIGRAQAVQAAACGMPATVQMNPVLLKPSGNSTSQIVLLGNPQQHIAAKDYYRYVETIWETVRETLDWWQDNCDVLVLEGAGSPVELNLMHRDIVNLRPILHLGGRWLLVGDIERGGIFAQMVGTYTLLPEAAQNQGLGLIVNKFRGDINLFADAASYFQHHIRNVPYLGVLPYRHNLQPESEDSLCREAEEKGTGAKLAWIRFPYLSNSQDSQPWQLDRGVRVSWVQHPQELEDARIIFLPGSKNTLRDLAWLQETGLAAAIQKASQRGVPVVGICGGYQMLGRRLVDAAGVAGDAGDVPGLQLLPAVTQFAPTKEVRQVRVTHGTDTWMAYEIHMGNTYLDGEEPNQETMEAITVAADQHPVGMRFQKVWGTYLHGFLESAAVRRELADLAGISEYQPAEFSWQESQERLYQKMADFLETYLDLDPVHRYLDGKI; encoded by the coding sequence ATGAAAGCGATCGCTATTCTGGGAACGTCTTCCAATGCTGGGAAAAGCTGGTTGGTAACTGCCTTGTGTGCTTGGTTGCGCCGCCAAGGGGTCAAAGTTGCCCCCTTCAAAGCCCAAAATATGTCCAATAATTCCTATGTTACCCTAACCGGCGGCGAAATTGGTCGGGCGCAAGCAGTACAAGCAGCCGCCTGCGGCATGCCAGCCACCGTGCAAATGAATCCCGTTTTGCTAAAACCTTCGGGAAATAGTACCTCCCAAATCGTTTTGTTAGGAAATCCCCAACAACACATCGCTGCCAAAGATTACTACCGCTATGTAGAAACCATTTGGGAAACGGTACGGGAAACCTTAGATTGGTGGCAAGACAACTGCGACGTTTTGGTCTTGGAAGGTGCTGGCAGCCCCGTAGAATTAAACCTCATGCATCGCGATATTGTCAACTTGCGCCCCATTTTACACCTGGGGGGTCGTTGGTTGCTGGTGGGGGATATCGAACGCGGGGGCATTTTTGCGCAAATGGTAGGAACTTATACTTTGTTGCCAGAAGCTGCCCAAAACCAAGGATTGGGACTGATTGTCAATAAATTTCGCGGCGATATCAACTTATTTGCCGATGCTGCATCCTATTTTCAACACCACATTCGCAACGTTCCCTATTTAGGCGTCCTTCCCTACCGCCACAATTTACAACCGGAAAGTGAAGATAGCCTTTGTCGGGAAGCAGAAGAAAAAGGAACTGGTGCCAAACTGGCTTGGATTCGTTTCCCTTATCTTTCTAATTCTCAGGACAGTCAGCCGTGGCAGCTCGATCGCGGGGTTCGCGTTAGCTGGGTGCAACATCCACAGGAACTGGAAGATGCGCGCATCATTTTCTTGCCAGGCAGCAAAAATACGCTTCGGGATTTGGCGTGGTTGCAGGAAACGGGATTGGCAGCGGCAATTCAAAAAGCCAGCCAGCGCGGCGTTCCGGTGGTGGGAATCTGCGGTGGCTATCAAATGCTGGGTCGGCGGCTGGTGGATGCAGCAGGCGTGGCAGGGGATGCGGGTGACGTACCGGGGTTGCAGTTGTTGCCGGCGGTGACACAATTTGCACCGACCAAAGAAGTGCGTCAAGTACGAGTGACCCATGGCACCGATACGTGGATGGCTTACGAAATTCACATGGGGAATACGTACTTGGATGGCGAAGAACCAAATCAGGAAACAATGGAGGCCATTACCGTGGCTGCGGACCAACATCCCGTGGGAATGCGCTTTCAAAAGGTCTGGGGAACCTACTTGCATGGGTTTCTGGAGTCGGCAGCGGTACGTCGGGAGTTGGCGGATTTGGCAGGAATTTCTGAATATCAACCGGCGGAATTTTCTTGGCAGGAATCCCAAGAACGTTTGTATCAGAAAATGGCGGATTTCTTGGAAACCTATTTGGATTTAGATCCGGTGCATCGCTATCTGGATGGTAAGATTTGA
- a CDS encoding pentapeptide repeat-containing protein: MHIGFGIKQDFAESDLSETDLKGTDLSDANVENAHFGENPGISFNEKRDLISRGAIFDDEPNKPSYKSKPTR; the protein is encoded by the coding sequence GTGCACATCGGATTTGGTATCAAACAGGATTTTGCTGAATCTGACTTAAGTGAAACTGATTTAAAAGGTACCGACCTGAGCGATGCTAATGTAGAAAATGCTCATTTTGGAGAGAATCCTGGAATATCATTCAATGAAAAACGCGATTTGATAAGCCGAGGTGCAATTTTTGATGATGAACCAAATAAACCAAGCTACAAATCAAAACCTACACGTTAG